One genomic region from Bacillus sp. SLBN-46 encodes:
- a CDS encoding MFS transporter — translation MRTYNEKISIYHGMVSTIAVNLAGNFFPIFAISILGATNYQVGLISSLPPLVALLTTIPAAIVLNRLEQQKRTVAMSVFWARIMFLLLIGVAFVTSDYQAWAFLIIVALMNIPGTISNIGWQTLISGMISEERRGSFFSDRNRLLTIVGMVTTLIIGIVMKKQTDNALAYQCLFFIAFVFGLFEVFFLLKHKEKAEPKKKKEQNSFMDWSIFKDNGYKWFLISALCFNFTWQLVWGLFNIYNVKYAHATILWISIFSVANQLVQIFSFPLWKKWAEQKSNTLMLVWVAVGMATAPILNVLSTNLYYLTFVAMTSGFFVSGTMLLLFNLLLEQSPKEKRTYCITTYNVLLSFVAFIAPQIGIWLLETTGMQKSMEISTVLRLISAFVFLLMYIKFMKNQKHALLKS, via the coding sequence ATGCGCACATATAATGAAAAAATTAGTATTTATCATGGAATGGTGTCAACCATTGCTGTGAATCTTGCGGGTAATTTTTTTCCTATTTTTGCAATTTCTATTCTTGGTGCTACTAATTATCAGGTTGGTTTAATTAGTTCACTTCCCCCGCTTGTTGCCCTATTAACCACCATTCCTGCTGCGATTGTATTAAATCGACTGGAGCAGCAAAAAAGAACGGTAGCGATGTCTGTTTTTTGGGCGAGAATTATGTTTTTATTGTTGATTGGAGTGGCATTCGTTACTTCTGACTATCAAGCCTGGGCATTTTTAATTATTGTTGCTTTAATGAATATTCCAGGAACAATTTCTAATATTGGTTGGCAAACCCTAATAAGTGGCATGATTAGCGAAGAACGCAGAGGTTCATTTTTTAGTGACAGAAATCGGCTATTAACCATTGTTGGGATGGTTACCACCTTGATTATCGGTATCGTCATGAAAAAACAAACAGACAATGCACTCGCCTATCAATGTTTATTCTTCATTGCTTTTGTTTTTGGGCTGTTTGAAGTGTTCTTCTTATTAAAGCATAAAGAAAAGGCCGAGCCGAAGAAGAAGAAAGAGCAAAATTCGTTTATGGATTGGTCGATTTTTAAGGATAACGGGTATAAATGGTTTCTCATATCTGCTCTATGCTTTAATTTCACCTGGCAGTTGGTTTGGGGATTATTCAATATCTATAATGTAAAATATGCTCATGCTACGATTCTTTGGATCAGTATCTTTTCTGTTGCGAACCAATTGGTGCAAATCTTTTCGTTTCCATTATGGAAAAAATGGGCCGAACAAAAATCCAATACACTTATGCTCGTTTGGGTAGCAGTCGGTATGGCAACCGCACCGATTTTAAATGTATTGTCAACGAACTTGTACTACTTAACATTTGTTGCCATGACATCTGGATTTTTTGTTTCAGGCACGATGCTCTTGTTGTTCAATCTTTTGTTGGAACAGTCGCCAAAGGAAAAAAGGACATATTGTATTACCACCTATAATGTTCTCTTATCATTCGTTGCCTTTATCGCCCCTCAAATTGGCATTTGGCTATTAGAAACAACCGGCATGCAGAAATCAATGGAAATCAGCACTGTGCTTCGACTAATCAGTGCATTCGTATTTTTACTTATGTACATCAAATTCATGAAAAACCAAAAGCATGCACTACTAAAAAGCTAA
- a CDS encoding protein-glutamine gamma-glutamyltransferase, producing the protein MMILINHHRVRPKDLFPHITNKEQRTIIEYMEKYSGNYEYATLDQLKFELMFRTNTMTAARQQDKSGAKFTTFQYAFCNKQYWNRLNNGGFLIKPNIRPSVAILDIIKNGPLYAFECSTAVAIVLYIATLYSIGSSRFDILFNNLYLMDWQFDEDMKMYQKVGDDYLPGDILHFNNPDFNPKEPHWRAENVIYFGDDLYQGHGIGIRNASTIINFLNDKRKPNPQHSAYLMTLITRLYYQSFRL; encoded by the coding sequence ATGATGATACTTATTAATCATCATCGTGTCAGGCCAAAGGATTTATTTCCTCATATTACAAATAAAGAACAAAGAACAATTATTGAATATATGGAGAAATATAGTGGGAATTATGAGTATGCCACACTAGATCAACTTAAATTTGAATTGATGTTCCGAACGAATACAATGACTGCTGCTCGTCAACAAGATAAAAGCGGTGCCAAGTTTACTACCTTTCAGTATGCCTTTTGCAATAAACAGTATTGGAATCGTCTAAATAATGGAGGCTTTCTCATAAAACCCAACATCAGGCCCTCAGTAGCTATTTTAGATATCATAAAAAATGGGCCTCTCTATGCCTTCGAATGTTCTACAGCAGTTGCCATTGTTTTATACATTGCCACACTTTACTCTATAGGAAGTTCAAGGTTTGATATTCTCTTTAATAATCTTTATTTAATGGATTGGCAATTTGATGAGGATATGAAAATGTATCAAAAAGTTGGCGACGACTATTTACCCGGTGACATACTCCATTTCAACAATCCAGATTTCAACCCAAAAGAACCCCATTGGCGTGCCGAAAATGTCATCTATTTTGGAGACGACTTATACCAAGGACATGGAATCGGAATCAGAAATGCAAGCACCATCATCAACTTCCTTAACGACAAAAGAAAACCGAATCCCCAACATTCCGCTTACCTAATGACACTTATCACTCGACTCTATTATCAATCGTTTCGGTTATAG
- a CDS encoding YitT family protein, with translation MFRLIYQIILVGLCSMLFGFAYNTFLIPHKLASGGVTGIAFFIHHYLHVNTGLIVLIINIPLLILGIKYLGKRFILYTIYSVVVLSISLKVIPIHAISNDILLSSIIGGALYGIAVGLVIKTGGSTGGTDIVSLILSQKKNMQVGFLSACMNLLVVGTSGFIFGWDITLYTVIAIYVAGRAVDMVYTTQNKLTLRIVTEKGDELIDALIHLHSRGITVHNAEGAYAHKPKKVLTTVITRFELNETKHTIKITDPHAFVNISQTLEVMGRFRKN, from the coding sequence TTGTTTCGATTAATTTATCAAATCATCCTAGTAGGATTATGTTCCATGCTTTTTGGGTTTGCCTATAACACGTTTCTTATCCCGCATAAATTGGCATCCGGGGGCGTTACTGGGATAGCTTTCTTTATTCATCATTATTTACACGTTAATACAGGTTTGATTGTTTTGATAATTAATATTCCGCTTTTGATTTTGGGTATTAAATATTTGGGAAAAAGATTTATCCTGTATACCATATATTCAGTTGTTGTTTTGTCAATCAGTTTGAAAGTAATTCCAATTCACGCAATATCTAATGATATTTTACTCTCATCAATAATCGGCGGTGCTCTATATGGAATTGCTGTAGGACTTGTCATCAAGACTGGCGGTTCAACAGGCGGAACGGATATCGTCAGCCTTATTCTTTCTCAAAAAAAGAACATGCAGGTTGGTTTTTTAAGTGCATGTATGAACCTTCTTGTTGTTGGCACTTCAGGCTTTATATTTGGATGGGATATCACTTTATATACAGTCATCGCCATCTATGTAGCAGGTCGAGCAGTCGATATGGTTTACACAACCCAAAACAAATTAACCTTAAGGATTGTCACTGAGAAAGGGGATGAACTAATAGACGCCCTTATCCATTTACACTCCAGGGGGATTACGGTACATAACGCAGAAGGAGCCTACGCCCATAAACCCAAAAAAGTCCTAACAACCGTGATAACAAGATTTGAATTGAATGAAACAAAACATACCATTAAAATCACCGATCCACATGCTTTTGTAAACATCTCACAAACCCTGGAAGTAATGGGACGGTTCAGAAAAAATTAG
- a CDS encoding flavin monoamine oxidase family protein, whose amino-acid sequence MNSQLTNTQMLTIIRNGLTTSKYPKNIIIIGAGMAGLVAASLLKKTGHNVTILEANNRIGGRVYTLRAPFSEYLFFNAGAMRIPDMHYLTFEYIKKFNLPTNLFINRTPNDLLYANGIKTRLNVFESNPSVLKFPVAPRERGKSSEELLLSVIKPIIHFINQDPEKNWPLIEKQYRSLSFGAFLGSYFSIGAIDMIGVLLDLEAFMGMTFVEVLREFIILTSAKDFYEITGGMDRLPLAFLPQLKENIVFNQKMMKISQYQNSVTIHSKHQLTAENSRIIGDLAIVTIPFSTLRFVKFEPYDSISYYKRAAIRELNYMASTKIGIEFKSRFWEKEGQKGGKSITDLPIRFTYYPSHGIGTPGPAVIIASYIWADEALTLESLPEKEQIQYALMNLSEIYGPQVYSEFVSGTSFSWSKNPYSCGAFTSFEPGQDVELYPYISKPEGRVHFAGEHTSLTHGWIQGAIESGIRVAYEVNDLPK is encoded by the coding sequence ATGAATTCTCAATTAACGAATACACAAATGCTTACAATCATTAGAAATGGTCTTACAACATCAAAATATCCTAAAAATATTATTATTATCGGTGCAGGCATGGCTGGGCTCGTGGCTGCATCTTTATTAAAGAAAACCGGACATAATGTCACCATTCTAGAAGCGAATAATCGAATTGGAGGGCGTGTTTACACTTTACGTGCTCCCTTTAGTGAATATTTATTTTTCAATGCCGGAGCGATGCGTATTCCTGATATGCATTATTTAACCTTTGAGTATATTAAAAAATTTAATTTACCTACCAATCTATTTATTAACCGGACTCCAAATGACCTCCTTTACGCAAACGGCATCAAAACTCGTTTGAATGTTTTTGAAAGTAATCCAAGCGTATTAAAATTCCCAGTTGCTCCCCGTGAAAGAGGAAAATCGTCTGAAGAGCTTTTACTTTCGGTCATAAAACCAATTATTCATTTTATTAATCAAGATCCGGAAAAGAATTGGCCGCTAATAGAAAAACAATATAGAAGTCTTTCGTTCGGTGCTTTCTTAGGTTCATATTTTTCAATCGGTGCTATTGACATGATTGGTGTACTTCTTGATTTAGAAGCATTTATGGGGATGACCTTTGTTGAAGTATTACGAGAGTTCATCATCCTAACCTCTGCTAAGGATTTCTATGAAATAACAGGTGGCATGGACCGTTTGCCTCTAGCCTTTTTACCGCAATTAAAAGAAAATATTGTATTCAACCAAAAGATGATGAAAATATCTCAATATCAAAATAGTGTTACCATTCATAGTAAACATCAACTAACTGCCGAAAATTCAAGGATAATTGGTGATCTTGCAATCGTGACCATACCTTTTTCGACCTTACGATTTGTAAAATTTGAGCCATACGATTCTATTTCTTATTATAAAAGGGCCGCAATACGCGAACTTAATTATATGGCATCAACAAAAATAGGAATCGAGTTTAAAAGTAGATTTTGGGAAAAAGAAGGTCAAAAGGGTGGGAAATCGATAACGGACCTGCCCATTCGCTTTACGTATTACCCGAGTCACGGCATTGGTACGCCTGGTCCCGCAGTAATTATAGCTAGCTACATATGGGCAGATGAGGCATTAACATTAGAAAGCCTGCCGGAAAAGGAGCAGATCCAATATGCTTTAATGAACTTATCAGAAATTTATGGACCTCAGGTTTATTCAGAGTTTGTTTCAGGAACTTCTTTTAGCTGGAGTAAGAATCCTTATTCTTGTGGAGCTTTTACTTCTTTTGAACCTGGACAGGATGTGGAGCTATATCCTTATATTTCAAAACCTGAGGGAAGAGTGCATTTTGCTGGTGAACATACGTCCCTAACCCATGGTTGGATTCAAGGAGCCATTGAATCTGGAATAAGAGTCGCGTATGAAGTTAATGACTTACCAAAATAA
- a CDS encoding ABC transporter substrate-binding protein yields the protein MKKSFLIVISLLLMMLSACGKSNEKASDSKESSGNKKLEKVSLMLDWYPNAVHSFLYAAEEKGYFKEQGLDVDIQMPADTNDPLKLVAADQIDMAISYQPQVLVARGEDIPVQSFGAIVRHPLNQLMVPADGPVQSPKDLAGKTIGYPSIPLDEAIVQSMIKSDGGDEKKVKMVDVGWDLIPAMATKKTDALIGGYINHEKLLLEKEGHPMRTLNPADFGVPDYYELVLVASEKGLKAKPEVFKKFITAIGKGQKFVTEHPEEGLAILLKHEDKSSPLEKDIETKSLEMLLPLMDAKDQPFGYQDPETWNKVSEWLKDNKVIKKEVKAEDSFKNL from the coding sequence ATGAAGAAAAGTTTTTTGATCGTGATCAGTTTATTGTTGATGATGTTAAGTGCTTGTGGAAAAAGCAATGAGAAGGCTTCTGATTCGAAGGAATCTAGCGGGAATAAAAAATTAGAGAAAGTGAGCTTAATGTTGGATTGGTATCCAAACGCTGTACACTCGTTTCTATATGCTGCAGAGGAAAAAGGTTATTTTAAAGAGCAAGGCCTGGATGTAGATATTCAGATGCCTGCAGATACGAATGATCCGCTTAAATTGGTTGCTGCAGATCAAATCGATATGGCAATTAGCTATCAGCCACAGGTTCTAGTGGCACGTGGGGAGGATATCCCTGTTCAATCGTTCGGTGCGATTGTTCGTCATCCGCTTAATCAATTAATGGTTCCTGCAGATGGTCCTGTTCAATCACCAAAGGATTTAGCCGGAAAAACAATCGGTTATCCATCGATTCCACTCGATGAAGCGATTGTACAATCGATGATTAAGTCTGATGGCGGCGATGAAAAAAAGGTGAAAATGGTCGATGTAGGCTGGGACTTAATTCCGGCGATGGCGACGAAGAAAACAGATGCTCTTATTGGCGGTTATATTAATCACGAAAAATTATTGCTAGAAAAAGAAGGACATCCAATGCGCACTCTAAATCCGGCTGATTTTGGTGTGCCAGATTATTATGAATTAGTATTGGTGGCAAGTGAAAAGGGGTTAAAAGCAAAACCAGAAGTGTTTAAGAAATTTATAACAGCAATAGGCAAAGGGCAAAAGTTTGTAACGGAACATCCAGAAGAGGGATTGGCGATTTTATTAAAGCATGAAGACAAGTCATCCCCACTTGAAAAGGATATTGAGACAAAGAGCTTGGAGATGCTCTTACCGCTAATGGACGCAAAAGATCAACCATTCGGCTATCAAGATCCAGAAACATGGAACAAAGTCAGTGAATGGCTGAAAGATAATAAAGTAATAAAAAAGGAAGTCAAAGCTGAGGATTCGTTTAAAAATTTATAG
- a CDS encoding ABC transporter permease has translation MRARVKKWSGDYGLFLLVVILLVSIWEWVVRQGFIPAFILPSPSAIWASLVENRELLLGEHLPATLKEVLIGFVISVVGGVLLGVGMHFSRPLEKILYPFLVISQTVPLIAISPIFIMWFGYSIWSKIAVTILTAFFPIVVSTYDGLKSGGSEYRELLSTMGANRWAIFQKVQVPMALPAFLSGLKLSVVYCVVGATIGEWLGASEGLGYFSRRMSGNLKADAVFAAIFLLSLLGIVLFLLISLVERQVLKNKFRN, from the coding sequence ATGAGAGCTAGAGTGAAAAAGTGGTCTGGTGATTATGGGTTGTTTTTACTGGTGGTGATTCTTCTTGTCAGTATTTGGGAGTGGGTAGTGAGACAGGGATTCATACCAGCCTTTATTTTGCCATCTCCATCAGCCATTTGGGCATCATTGGTCGAAAACCGGGAGCTTTTGTTGGGGGAACATTTGCCGGCAACCTTGAAGGAAGTCTTAATCGGTTTTGTGATATCGGTTGTTGGAGGTGTGCTATTAGGGGTTGGGATGCATTTTTCACGTCCATTAGAGAAAATCCTTTATCCATTTCTAGTAATTTCGCAAACAGTGCCGTTAATTGCCATTTCTCCAATCTTCATTATGTGGTTTGGCTATTCAATTTGGAGCAAGATTGCGGTAACGATCCTAACAGCCTTTTTTCCAATCGTCGTTAGTACGTATGATGGATTGAAATCAGGTGGAAGTGAATACCGTGAATTACTTTCAACGATGGGGGCAAACCGCTGGGCCATTTTTCAAAAAGTACAGGTGCCGATGGCTTTGCCAGCATTTTTATCAGGGTTGAAATTGTCGGTTGTTTATTGTGTTGTGGGAGCTACGATTGGTGAGTGGTTGGGTGCCAGTGAAGGTCTTGGGTATTTTAGCAGACGGATGTCAGGAAACCTTAAGGCAGATGCTGTGTTTGCCGCCATATTCCTTTTATCCTTACTTGGGATTGTCCTGTTTTTATTGATTAGTTTAGTAGAAAGACAAGTATTGAAAAATAAATTTCGCAACTAA
- a CDS encoding ABC transporter ATP-binding protein, whose amino-acid sequence MLSINKLSYSFDGERRIFDQISLDVNSGEFVSVIGASGSGKSTLFKLITGLLAPEQGEILIKGKQSGKRAGSVGYMPQKDLLLPWRTVVENVLLPIEIAKESKQSKLPEVREWLDRFGLAAYENAYPVELSGGMRQRVAFLRTLMTGKDLLLLDEPFGALDSLTKRKMHSWLLGLWGELQKTVLFITHDLEEAILLSDRIYVLKGDRGVQEVKVKLPRPRNAELIYESEFIRMRKELEWLIQDES is encoded by the coding sequence ATGTTATCGATTAACAAGCTCTCCTACTCATTCGATGGGGAACGAAGGATATTCGATCAGATTTCACTAGATGTTAACTCGGGAGAATTTGTTTCCGTCATTGGTGCAAGTGGTTCTGGAAAAAGCACACTATTTAAGTTGATTACTGGTTTACTAGCACCTGAACAGGGTGAGATCCTAATCAAAGGTAAGCAATCTGGGAAAAGAGCAGGTAGTGTAGGGTATATGCCGCAAAAGGATTTGCTTTTACCTTGGAGGACGGTAGTAGAAAATGTTTTGCTCCCAATAGAAATTGCAAAGGAAAGCAAACAAAGTAAACTACCGGAGGTCCGGGAGTGGCTCGACCGTTTTGGTTTAGCTGCATATGAAAATGCCTACCCAGTTGAATTGTCTGGGGGAATGAGGCAGCGAGTGGCTTTTCTTCGAACGCTTATGACTGGAAAGGATCTTTTATTATTAGATGAACCGTTTGGTGCACTTGATTCTCTGACCAAAAGAAAAATGCATAGCTGGTTATTAGGGCTGTGGGGGGAGTTACAAAAAACGGTGTTGTTCATCACTCATGATTTGGAGGAAGCCATTTTATTAAGTGATAGGATTTATGTATTGAAAGGTGATAGAGGAGTTCAAGAGGTTAAGGTGAAGCTACCTAGACCAAGAAACGCAGAATTGATTTACGAATCAGAGTTTATACGGATGAGAAAAGAATTGGAGTGGCTGATTCAAGATGAGAGCTAG
- the tenA gene encoding thiaminase II, translated as MKFSERLFQKVHDIWEKTHEHPFVVGMGKGDLPTESFIRYMKQDYVFLIDYSKLFALAAVKSRDIETMAAFAKLLHETLHGEMDLHREYAARFGITNQQLEETVPSPINLAYTRYMLHVAQNGSLEELISALLPCMWSYWEIGKMLAKEYQGASEHYLYGEWVKMYSSKEFGELAKWLITLLDSLAEGKPEWELAILEQHFLTTSRFEYMFWDMVYQGGEWPV; from the coding sequence ATGAAATTTTCTGAGAGACTTTTTCAAAAAGTACATGATATTTGGGAGAAAACCCACGAGCATCCATTTGTTGTCGGTATGGGAAAAGGGGACCTTCCAACTGAATCGTTTATTCGTTACATGAAACAGGATTACGTGTTCTTAATTGATTATTCCAAGCTGTTTGCTTTAGCTGCTGTGAAATCAAGAGATATTGAAACGATGGCTGCATTTGCCAAGCTGTTGCATGAGACCTTACATGGGGAAATGGATTTGCACCGGGAATATGCGGCACGATTCGGGATTACGAATCAACAGTTAGAAGAAACGGTGCCAAGTCCGATTAATCTAGCTTACACACGATACATGCTACATGTAGCACAAAATGGTTCACTTGAAGAATTAATTTCGGCGTTATTACCTTGTATGTGGAGCTATTGGGAGATTGGTAAGATGCTAGCGAAAGAATATCAAGGTGCTAGCGAACACTATCTATATGGTGAATGGGTGAAAATGTACTCTTCTAAGGAATTTGGTGAGTTAGCTAAGTGGCTTATTACCTTACTAGATTCATTAGCAGAAGGAAAACCAGAATGGGAATTAGCCATCTTGGAGCAGCATTTTCTTACAACCTCACGCTTTGAATATATGTTCTGGGATATGGTTTACCAGGGGGGCGAGTGGCCTGTCTAA
- a CDS encoding acetylornithine deacetylase: MRNELAEKIEVEVEARKDELLELLSQLVAYPTVSPPARNTNDVQEFIKGYLEDLGFQTDKWDVYPGDPNVVGILPGEASNQYNSLIINGHVDVAEVGDDKKWDSSPFSARINDSFIYGRGVADMKGGLAASLIAIKLLKEMGVTLGGDLQFQSVIGEEVGEAGTQACVERGYTADYAVVVDTSDLHIQGQGGVITGWITVQSKETYHDGLRRKMIHAGGGLKGASAIEKMMKIIAGLQELERHWAVTKSYEGFPPGTNTINPAVIEGGRHAAFVADHCALWVTVHFYPNEDYEEVIKEIEQQIGAVAAADPWLRENPPTFVWGGKSMIEDRGEIFPSLELDTNQLGTKTLTAVFEKMMNSTPTIGMSTTVTDAGWLGRAGIPTAIFGPGKLEDAHAVNEKVEIRQLLDFAKVLAMFIAEWCNTRKEGQHEIF; encoded by the coding sequence ATGAGGAATGAATTAGCGGAGAAAATTGAAGTGGAGGTAGAAGCGAGAAAAGATGAACTTCTTGAATTGCTATCCCAACTGGTTGCTTACCCGACAGTAAGCCCTCCAGCCCGCAATACCAATGACGTCCAGGAATTTATTAAAGGATATTTAGAAGATTTGGGATTTCAAACGGATAAATGGGATGTGTATCCTGGAGATCCGAATGTAGTGGGCATTTTGCCGGGTGAGGCTTCTAATCAATATAATAGCTTGATTATAAATGGTCATGTGGACGTTGCTGAGGTGGGAGATGACAAGAAGTGGGACTCTTCTCCATTTAGCGCTAGAATAAATGATTCGTTTATTTATGGTCGTGGTGTCGCTGATATGAAAGGTGGATTGGCGGCTTCACTTATTGCAATTAAGCTTTTAAAAGAAATGGGCGTTACTTTGGGGGGAGATCTCCAATTTCAATCCGTCATCGGGGAAGAAGTAGGAGAGGCTGGAACACAGGCATGTGTAGAGCGGGGGTATACCGCTGATTATGCAGTTGTGGTAGATACGAGTGATTTACATATTCAAGGACAGGGCGGCGTCATTACCGGTTGGATTACGGTTCAAAGCAAAGAAACCTATCACGATGGATTGCGGAGAAAAATGATTCATGCAGGAGGTGGCCTAAAAGGAGCCAGTGCCATTGAGAAAATGATGAAGATTATTGCGGGACTTCAGGAACTGGAGAGACATTGGGCTGTGACGAAAAGCTATGAAGGCTTCCCACCTGGTACCAATACGATTAATCCGGCAGTCATTGAAGGAGGCAGGCATGCAGCTTTCGTGGCTGACCACTGTGCATTATGGGTCACGGTTCATTTTTATCCGAATGAAGACTATGAAGAAGTGATAAAGGAAATTGAACAACAAATCGGTGCCGTTGCCGCCGCGGATCCTTGGCTTAGAGAGAATCCTCCTACGTTCGTTTGGGGTGGAAAATCTATGATTGAGGACCGTGGCGAGATTTTTCCTTCATTAGAGTTGGATACCAACCAATTGGGAACCAAGACTTTAACAGCAGTATTTGAAAAAATGATGAACAGCACGCCAACGATTGGGATGTCTACGACCGTAACAGATGCTGGATGGCTCGGACGGGCAGGTATTCCAACAGCCATTTTTGGACCAGGTAAATTGGAAGATGCACACGCTGTCAATGAGAAGGTCGAAATTCGACAATTGTTAGACTTTGCAAAAGTTTTAGCTATGTTTATCGCAGAATGGTGTAACACGAGGAAAGAGGGTCAGCATGAAATTTTCTGA
- the thiW gene encoding energy coupling factor transporter S component ThiW produces the protein MKKTHKLTLTAMMIAIGTMSSNLFYIPIGFTKVFPIQHFLNVLSAVLLGPYYAVAQAFCVSLLRNIMGTGSPFAFPGSMVGALLASLLFLKTRKIYLAFFGEVIGTGIIGAMLCYPIATLLLGQKATLFGFIPLFIFSSFAGALIGFVILTVFLQKKVVKIEGTQTKM, from the coding sequence ATGAAGAAAACACACAAGCTTACTTTAACAGCCATGATGATTGCAATTGGAACCATGTCCAGTAATCTCTTTTATATTCCCATTGGATTTACCAAGGTTTTTCCTATTCAACATTTCTTGAATGTGCTGTCAGCGGTTCTTTTAGGGCCTTATTATGCTGTTGCACAAGCCTTTTGTGTTTCATTATTAAGAAATATTATGGGAACAGGTTCCCCGTTTGCCTTCCCAGGTAGTATGGTCGGAGCATTACTCGCATCTCTTTTATTCCTGAAAACTAGAAAAATCTATCTAGCGTTTTTCGGTGAAGTAATCGGGACAGGCATCATTGGTGCTATGCTGTGTTATCCAATTGCCACACTATTGCTGGGACAAAAAGCGACTTTATTTGGATTTATCCCATTGTTTATTTTTAGCTCATTTGCCGGTGCATTAATTGGATTTGTAATCTTAACAGTATTTTTACAGAAAAAAGTGGTGAAGATTGAGGGAACTCAAACCAAAATGTAA
- the thiE gene encoding thiamine phosphate synthase: MTDLREVLSVYFIMGSNNCLKDPVEVLKEAIAGGITFFQFREKGEGALTGVEKYSLAKKLQSICKENHIPFIVNDDLDLAIEINADGVHIGQEDESVKTVREKIGDKILGVSVHTKEEAIAALRDGADYFGIGPVFPTTTKADAKPSRGTTLIEALRSEGFIIPIVGIGGITSENASSVIKAGADGVSVITAISHAESPQEAAKALKKNLGALAGQE, encoded by the coding sequence ATGACGGATTTACGAGAAGTATTGAGTGTTTATTTTATCATGGGTAGCAACAATTGCTTGAAGGACCCTGTTGAGGTGTTAAAGGAAGCCATTGCTGGGGGCATAACCTTTTTTCAGTTTCGTGAAAAGGGAGAAGGGGCTTTAACTGGCGTTGAAAAGTATTCACTCGCTAAAAAACTCCAAAGCATCTGTAAAGAGAATCACATCCCTTTCATTGTGAATGATGATCTTGATCTTGCGATTGAAATAAATGCAGACGGAGTCCATATTGGGCAAGAGGATGAATCTGTTAAAACGGTAAGGGAAAAAATTGGCGACAAAATCTTGGGTGTTTCTGTTCATACAAAAGAGGAAGCCATAGCAGCCTTAAGGGATGGAGCAGATTATTTTGGTATTGGACCTGTTTTTCCAACCACCACGAAGGCAGACGCCAAACCATCAAGGGGCACGACACTGATTGAAGCATTACGCAGTGAAGGATTCATTATCCCCATTGTTGGAATTGGTGGAATCACGAGTGAAAATGCTAGTTCTGTTATAAAAGCTGGGGCAGATGGCGTTTCCGTAATTACCGCCATCAGTCATGCGGAATCACCGCAAGAAGCAGCAAAAGCATTAAAAAAGAATCTAGGTGCCTTAGCGGGTCAGGAGTGA